The Terriglobus tenax genome contains a region encoding:
- a CDS encoding UvrD-helicase domain-containing protein: MNKRPTDFAQRQAALNTRASILVEAPAGSGKTGLLILRYLKLLADSSVEQPEQILAITFTRKATAEMKARVFEALESARTQPEPQADDEFDHKLQIHRTATEVLTRDAELGWSLLSNPGRLNIRTIDSVCTELARSMPVLAGAGALQQPVDDASALYREAAARTLRLLGGDDPQLNADIRTLLLHRDGNLSGCEALIAEMLALREQWGHIVPLTGDLSEQALDNDVRPRLEAAIRHILCTELTRLRDTLGDDLAHRIARMAAAFGEEPSYASIPNPYVLCVGLARHPDLEPHALEQWKTFATMFTTGEGKAWRSGSTFNRKNMKVDASPALQQQFKYLLADVARNDALLPLFKNILRLPEATYPDDQWQVAKALFRLLRAAMVELRLLFAERGQCDFSELSLAARAALDHDATAATLAAGLGMRLQHLLVDEVQDTSTSQYDLLEKLTEGWDGVSQTIFLVGDPKQSIYLFRQARVERFLETMKTGRLGTLPLHVVQLTTNFRSQQHLVEAFNRHFTPIFSGDEITYTAAAPHLAPETKNAFQWNGYVSSFAQSSPEGKREAREQTREFARTIATLVRTGAGSKAVLVRDRKHLLDVIAAFRAEHIPYRAVEIDSLAERIEIFDLQALTRALLHPADRPAWFAILRAPWCGLSLADLHLIAGQDDHSLRNHPVPRLLAERIPLLPAEAAQRAGRVWAVLEAALAERGTQSTARWVERTWRSLGGDLGLTSDALANAEAYFRLLDALETTGASLSTLPERLKKLYATPEHHPEAVDLLTIHKSKGLEWDTVFVPALERRSGSNGSRALTWLELESHDHLILLSPIADSETKSNLLTSWINNIHNSREASERKRLFYVAATRARKSLHLFAVTHTGAKGEVKPQTGTLLDAAWPAAQAHFAPVLAPVLPFPAPLPEEEGLTLAAAAEGGPMRLPTDFNPTAFLTAPEITPPEQPAVSTYQRPQGDVEARSFGNVVHLLVESLADSIARGVEPDVSQWHSRAHALLRMEGTPPDELAQASQQVVRALEKMLLDPEGRWLLEPHTAAATEFALEDETGRRLRTDRTFVAGPAPLAPGEATLWIVDFKSSTLSGGDLNAFLSAQKRIYAPKMTQYARTKRAESSAETPIMLALYFPLLPALLYWPAE; this comes from the coding sequence ATGAATAAGCGGCCCACCGACTTTGCCCAGCGCCAGGCCGCGCTGAACACACGCGCCTCCATCCTTGTTGAGGCCCCTGCAGGCTCCGGAAAAACCGGCCTGCTTATCCTTCGTTACCTCAAGCTGCTCGCCGACTCCTCCGTCGAACAGCCCGAGCAGATTCTCGCCATCACCTTCACCCGCAAGGCAACGGCTGAAATGAAGGCCAGGGTCTTCGAGGCTCTGGAGTCCGCACGTACCCAGCCCGAACCGCAGGCCGATGACGAGTTCGACCACAAGCTGCAGATCCACCGCACCGCCACGGAGGTACTCACCCGCGACGCCGAGCTCGGCTGGAGCCTGCTCAGCAATCCGGGCCGCCTCAACATCCGCACCATCGACTCCGTCTGCACGGAACTGGCCCGTTCCATGCCTGTGCTTGCCGGGGCAGGCGCTCTGCAGCAGCCGGTCGATGACGCCTCGGCTCTTTACCGCGAAGCCGCAGCCCGTACCCTGCGCCTGCTCGGCGGCGACGACCCGCAACTGAACGCCGACATCCGCACGCTCCTCTTGCACCGCGACGGCAACCTCTCCGGCTGCGAAGCCCTCATCGCGGAGATGCTGGCCCTGCGCGAACAGTGGGGACACATCGTTCCCTTGACCGGCGACCTCAGCGAACAGGCACTCGACAACGATGTCCGCCCGCGCCTGGAAGCAGCTATCCGGCATATCCTCTGCACGGAGCTGACGCGCCTGCGCGACACGCTCGGCGACGACCTCGCCCATCGCATCGCGCGCATGGCGGCTGCCTTTGGCGAGGAGCCCTCCTACGCCTCCATCCCGAACCCCTATGTCCTGTGCGTTGGCCTAGCCCGTCATCCGGATCTGGAGCCGCACGCGCTTGAACAATGGAAGACCTTCGCCACCATGTTCACCACCGGCGAAGGCAAGGCCTGGCGCTCCGGCTCAACCTTCAACCGCAAGAACATGAAGGTCGATGCCTCCCCGGCGCTGCAGCAGCAGTTCAAATATCTGCTGGCGGACGTCGCACGTAACGACGCCCTTCTGCCCCTCTTCAAAAACATCCTTCGCCTGCCGGAAGCCACGTATCCCGACGACCAGTGGCAGGTCGCCAAGGCGCTCTTCCGTCTGCTGCGCGCCGCCATGGTTGAGCTCCGTCTGCTCTTTGCCGAGCGCGGACAATGCGACTTCTCGGAGCTCTCACTCGCCGCCCGCGCTGCTCTGGACCACGATGCCACCGCCGCCACCCTTGCCGCCGGTCTCGGCATGCGGCTGCAACATCTGCTCGTCGACGAGGTGCAGGACACCTCCACCTCGCAGTACGACCTGCTCGAAAAGCTGACCGAAGGCTGGGACGGCGTCAGCCAAACCATCTTCCTCGTCGGCGACCCCAAGCAGTCCATCTACCTCTTCCGGCAGGCGCGCGTCGAACGCTTCCTCGAAACGATGAAGACCGGCAGGCTCGGCACTCTCCCCTTGCACGTCGTGCAACTGACCACCAACTTCCGCTCGCAGCAGCACCTGGTGGAGGCCTTCAACCGCCACTTCACGCCCATCTTCAGCGGAGACGAGATTACCTACACAGCTGCCGCTCCCCACCTTGCGCCGGAAACCAAAAATGCCTTCCAGTGGAACGGCTACGTCAGCAGCTTCGCGCAGAGCTCACCCGAGGGCAAACGTGAGGCCCGCGAGCAGACCCGGGAGTTCGCCCGTACCATCGCTACCCTTGTCCGCACCGGAGCGGGCTCCAAGGCCGTCCTTGTCCGCGACCGCAAGCACCTGCTCGATGTCATCGCCGCCTTCCGGGCCGAACACATTCCCTACCGCGCCGTCGAAATCGACTCACTGGCCGAGCGCATCGAGATCTTCGACCTGCAGGCGCTGACCCGCGCCCTTCTGCACCCGGCCGACCGTCCCGCATGGTTCGCCATCCTGCGCGCCCCGTGGTGCGGCCTCTCTTTGGCAGACCTCCACCTTATCGCCGGCCAGGACGACCACTCCCTGAGGAACCATCCTGTACCGCGTCTGCTCGCCGAGCGCATTCCCCTTCTGCCCGCTGAAGCCGCGCAACGTGCCGGCCGCGTCTGGGCTGTTCTGGAAGCAGCGCTGGCCGAACGCGGCACACAGTCCACCGCCCGCTGGGTCGAACGCACCTGGCGCTCCCTCGGCGGCGATCTCGGCCTCACTTCGGACGCTCTCGCCAATGCGGAAGCCTACTTCCGCCTGCTCGATGCGCTGGAGACCACCGGCGCCTCCCTGAGCACCCTGCCCGAGCGGCTGAAGAAGCTGTATGCCACCCCGGAACACCACCCGGAGGCCGTCGACCTTCTGACCATCCATAAGTCCAAGGGACTGGAATGGGACACCGTCTTCGTCCCCGCGCTCGAACGCAGGTCCGGAAGCAACGGCTCCCGCGCGCTCACCTGGCTGGAGCTGGAATCGCACGATCACCTGATCCTGCTCTCGCCCATTGCCGACAGCGAGACGAAGTCGAACCTCCTCACTTCCTGGATCAACAACATTCACAATTCCAGGGAAGCATCTGAAAGAAAAAGACTTTTCTACGTTGCGGCGACACGCGCCAGAAAAAGCCTCCACCTGTTTGCCGTGACCCATACCGGTGCCAAGGGCGAGGTAAAGCCGCAGACCGGAACGCTGCTGGACGCGGCATGGCCGGCAGCTCAGGCGCACTTTGCCCCAGTGCTCGCACCAGTTCTTCCTTTCCCGGCACCTCTGCCTGAGGAAGAAGGATTGACCCTTGCCGCCGCAGCCGAGGGTGGCCCCATGCGCCTGCCCACGGACTTCAACCCCACCGCCTTCCTCACGGCCCCGGAAATCACCCCTCCGGAGCAGCCAGCCGTTTCTACGTACCAGCGTCCGCAGGGAGACGTGGAAGCCCGCTCCTTTGGCAACGTGGTTCACCTTCTGGTGGAGTCGCTCGCCGACTCCATCGCCCGCGGCGTAGAGCCCGACGTGAGCCAGTGGCACTCCCGCGCGCACGCCCTCCTCCGCATGGAAGGCACACCACCGGACGAACTTGCGCAGGCCTCGCAGCAGGTCGTGCGAGCGCTGGAGAAGATGCTGCTTGACCCCGAGGGCCGCTGGCTTTTGGAGCCACACACGGCAGCCGCAACCGAGTTTGCGCTGGAGGATGAAACCGGCCGCCGCCTGCGCACCGACCGCACCTTTGTGGCCGGTCCGGCGCCGCTGGCGCCTGGCGAGGCGACGCTCTGGATCGTCGATTTCAAGTCTTCGACGCTCTCTGGAGGCGATTTAAATGCGTTTTTAAGCGCCCAAAAACGCATTTACGCCCCAAAAATGACGCAATATGCGCGCACAAAACGCGCCGAAAGCAGCGCAGAGACGCCCATCATGCTGGCGCTCTACTTTCCGCTGCTCCCGGCGCTTCTGTACTGGCCGGCGGAGTAG